TCCTCGGCGGGGCTCCAGAAGTTGGTCGTGCCGCAGGTCGGGCACGCGAGCATCCCGTCGCGCAGCCGGTCGAGCGCCTTGATCCACTGGCCCTCGGTGACCCGCGCGCCGGGGTTGTCCATGCCGTCGACGAACGCCTGGACGAACAGGTCGCGCAGGAACTGCGGGTAGATGTTCCAGTACTGCTGCACGATCTGGGCCGGCCGGTTCTCGGCGCGGGTGGGGTGCATGCAGAACAGCGGCTCGGTGCCGAAGTGGGTCATCAGCCAGTGGGCGTCACGCATGCCGGCGTCGGTGCGCGCACCCTCGAGCGGGTGGCCGAGGAACAGCGAGTAGAAGAGCAGCACGGCCAGCGAGTGCCGGTCGGTGTCGGTGTTGGGCAGGGTGCGGTACGTCGTGTCGCGGACCACCTCGGGCGCCATGAAGTAAGGCGTCCCGAGCACCCGGCCGGTGCCGTTGTCGATGCCGACGTTGTCGTTGTCGCAGATCAGCACGTCGCCGTTGCCCGGGTCGAAGAAGACGTTGCCGAAGGAGATGTCGCGGTAGCACAGGCCGCGGGCGTGCAGGCGCAGGAAGCTGTAGCTGAGCTGGCGGCACAGCTCGATGATCGAGGCGAAGGAGACGTCGAGCGGCTTGCCGTCGCGGTCGGCGTTGAGGAGCAGGTAGCTGAGCTCGAGGTAGCGGGGGTGGCGCAGGTGCATGACGTAGCCGAAGCTCGGCTCGGTCCCGACCCGCGCCATGCTGAGCGGCCACAGGAACCGCTGGTGGGGCGAGCCGATCTCGACGAGCTGCTGCATCTCGTCGTACTGCTGGGCGGTGGCGCTCTCGGGCTTGTACCACTTCAGCGCCAAGGGCTCGCCGGAGTCGCGGCGCACCTCGAACACGTAGCCCTGGCCGCCCTGGCCGAGCAGTGACGTCACCCGGGCGCGCCCCAACGGCCCGAGGTCGACCTCGACGCCCTCTGCCAGCACCATGGGTGTGACCGACCTCCGTTATCGCGTTCCTGGACCCGTGACAGGCTATAACCTCGACAGAACGGGAACAGTTGAAACCCGACGCCCAGGTGGAAGGAGGCCCTCGATGAGCGATCGGCTCGGCGGTGCCCTGGCGCGCAAGCCCCTGCACTTCATCTTCGTGCTCGACGTGTCGGGCTCGATGCTGCGCGGCGGCCGCATCCAGGCGCTCAACAACGCCATCACCGAGGTCCTGCCGCACCTGAAGGACGAGGCGCGGGCCAACCCGCACGCCGAGATGCTGGTCCGGGTGCTGGCGTTCGCCAACGAGCCGCAGTGGATCATCGAGGAGCCGACCCCGGTCGACCGGATCCACTGGACCCGGCTGGAGGCGGTGCCGCGCGGGTTCACCGAGCTCGGCAGCGCGCTGCAGACCCTGGCCGGCGCACTCGACCACCTCGACGAGTCCAACAGCGCGTTCCCGCCCGCGATCATCCTCGTCTCCGACGGCCGCCCCACGCAGAGCAGCGGTGTCACCTTCGCCGAGGGCCTGCAGGCTCTGCTCAACAACCGCTGGGGCGCCACCGCGGTCCGGCTCGCGCTCGGCGTGGGCCGCGACGCCGACATGCACTCCCTGCGCCGGTTCATCGGCGACGAGGAGGTGCCGCTGCTGCGCGCGGACAACCCGGAGCAGCTCGTCGAGTACATCGTCTGGGCCTCCAAGGCGGCCAGCAAGGTCGCCTCGCGACCGGTCGTCGGTCCGGGATCCGGGGTGACCGCGGCGCCGCCGAGCCCGATCGGCGACCCGATCTGGAGCACCCTGGGATGACCGACCGCCCGGACGCCGATCCGGTGTGGACGACCCTGTCGGGTACGACGATCGGCTCGGTCCACGTCCGTGACGAACTGCCGATCCAGGACGCCGTGCTCACCTGGAGCGACCAGGCGCTGGGGCATGCGGTCATCGCCGTCGCCGACGGCCACGGGCACAAGTACCACTTCC
The genomic region above belongs to Nocardioides sp. QY071 and contains:
- a CDS encoding VWA domain-containing protein, translating into MSDRLGGALARKPLHFIFVLDVSGSMLRGGRIQALNNAITEVLPHLKDEARANPHAEMLVRVLAFANEPQWIIEEPTPVDRIHWTRLEAVPRGFTELGSALQTLAGALDHLDESNSAFPPAIILVSDGRPTQSSGVTFAEGLQALLNNRWGATAVRLALGVGRDADMHSLRRFIGDEEVPLLRADNPEQLVEYIVWASKAASKVASRPVVGPGSGVTAAPPSPIGDPIWSTLG
- a CDS encoding serine/threonine protein kinase; the protein is MVLAEGVEVDLGPLGRARVTSLLGQGGQGYVFEVRRDSGEPLALKWYKPESATAQQYDEMQQLVEIGSPHQRFLWPLSMARVGTEPSFGYVMHLRHPRYLELSYLLLNADRDGKPLDVSFASIIELCRQLSYSFLRLHARGLCYRDISFGNVFFDPGNGDVLICDNDNVGIDNGTGRVLGTPYFMAPEVVRDTTYRTLPNTDTDRHSLAVLLFYSLFLGHPLEGARTDAGMRDAHWLMTHFGTEPLFCMHPTRAENRPAQIVQQYWNIYPQFLRDLFVQAFVDGMDNPGARVTEGQWIKALDRLRDGMLACPTCGTTNFWSPAEDSVTCWQDGTQVRPPYLLHVGRRTVAVGPQTTLRSDHLTSGVDHPQVLGQVRQHPDAPERWGLHNASDFSWPVAYPGGQNFLLEPDRTIELVSGARIQIRNATVQVRRPATDGQG